A genomic segment from Oncorhynchus keta strain PuntledgeMale-10-30-2019 chromosome 7, Oket_V2, whole genome shotgun sequence encodes:
- the LOC118386089 gene encoding E3 ubiquitin-protein ligase Midline-1 isoform X1 translates to METLESELTCPICLELFEDPLLLPCAHSLCFNCAHRILVSHCTPNEPVQSISAFQCPTCRYVITLSQRGLEGLKRNVTLQNIIDRFQKASVSGPNSPSETRRERAALDSTVMTSPSERVQCQFCEQDPPQDAVKTCVTCEVSYCDECLKATHPNKKPFTGHRLIEPMPDCHLRGLMCLEHEDEKVNMYCVTDEQLICALCKLVGRHRDHQVAALSDRYEKLKQALDSNLSNLIKRNNELETLMGKLIQTCQHVECNASRQENKLLEECDLLIDIIQQRRQMIATKIKEGKAIRLRKLAQQIASCKQIIERSSSLITQADHTLKETDHARFLQTAKSICERVSMATASSQILIPEINLHDTFDTFALDFTREKKMLESLDYLTAPNPPIIRAELCTASNDTITVHWTSDDEFCVVSYELQYAIFTGQANVVSLCNSADSWMIVPNIKQNHYTVHGLQCGTKYMFIVKAINQAGSRSSEPWKLKTNSQPFKLDPKSAHKKLKVSHDNLTVERDETLSKKSHTQDRFTSQGSYGITGNVYIDSGRHYWEALIGGSTWFAVGVAYKSAPKHEWIGKNSASWVLSRCNNSWVVRHNSKEMPIEPSPHLRRVGVLLDYDAGSLAFYDGAGSQHLYTFDIAFAQPVCPVFNVWNKCLTVLTGLPIPDHLEGTDCRD, encoded by the exons ATGGAAACACTGGAGTCGGAGCTGACCTGCCCAATCTGTCTGGAGCTCTTCGAGgacccactgctcttgccctgcGCTCACAGCCTGTGTTTCAACTGTGCCCACCGCATCCTAGTCTCCCACTGCACCCCCAACGAGCCTGTGCAGTCCATCAGCGCCTTCCAGTGCCCAACCTGTCGCTATGTCATCACCCTCAGCCAGAGGGGCCTAGAAGGACTGAAGCGTAACGTCACTCTGCAGAACATCATTGACCGCTTTCAGAAGGCTTCCGTGAGCGGGCCTAACTCCCCCAGTGAGACTCGCCGCGAGCGGGCCGCCCTAGACAGCACGGTCATGACCTCCCCCAGCGAGAGGGTGCAGTGTCAGTTCTGTGAGCAGGACCCTCCCCAAGACGCCGTCAAGACCTGTGTCACCTGTGAGGTGTCCTACTGCGACGAATGTCTGAAGGCCACCCACCCCAATAAGAAGCCCTTCACTGGCCACCGTCTGATCGAGCCCATGCCGGACTGCCACCTCAGGGGACTCATGTGTCTGGAGCACGAGGACGAAAAGGTGAACATGTACTGTGTCACAGATGAACAGTTGATCTGTGCCTTGTGCAAACTGGTCGGTCGGCATCGGGACCACCAAGTAGCCGCCCTCAGCGACCGCTACGAGAAACTGAAG CAAGCCTTGGACTCTAACCTCAGCAATCTAATCAAGAGGAACAATGAGTTGGAAACTCTGATGGGCAAGTTGATTCAGACTTGCCAACATGTGGAG TGCAACGCATCAAGACAAGAGAACAAGCTCCTTGAAGAATGTGACCTCCTGATCGACATCATACAGCAGAGAAGGCAGATGATAGCCACCAAGATAAAGGAGGGCAAG GCTATACGGCTGCGGAAGCTAGCCCAGCAGATCGCCAGCTGCAAGCAGATCATTGAGAGATCGTCGTCCCTCATCACTCAGGCTGATCACACCCTCAAGGAGACAGACCATGCCCGCTTCCTGCAAACAGCCAAAAGCATCTGTGAAAG AGTGTCCATGGCAACAGCATCCTCTCAGATCCTGATACCAGAGATCAACCTACATGACACCTTTGATACGTTTGCGTTGGACTTCACAAGGGAAAAGAAAATGCTGGAAAGCTTGGATTACCTCACAG CACCAAATCCCCCAATAATCCGGGCGGAATTGTGTACGGCATCGAACGACACCATCACTGTTCACTGGACGTCTGATGACGAGTTTTGTGTCGTCTCCTATGAGCTTCAGTATGCCATCTTCACCGGACAAGCCAATGTTGTCA GTTTGTGTAACTCGGCTGATAGCTGGATGATTGTGCCCAACATCAAGCAGAACCACTACACGGTGCATGGACTCCAGTGTGGCACCAAGTACATGTTCATCGTCAAGGCCATCAATCAGGCAGGGAGTCGCAGCAGTGAGCCTTGGAAACTCAAGACCAACA GTCAACCATTCAAGTTGGACCCAAAGTCTGCTCACAAGAAGCTGAAGGTCTCCCATGACAACCTGACAGTGGAGCGAGACGAGACGTTGTCCAAGAAGAGCCACACTCAGGACCGCTTCACCAGCCAGGGCAGCTATGGCATCACAGGGAATGTGTACATCGACAGTGGGCGCCACTACTGGGAAGCCTTGATAGGAGGGAGCACATG GTTTGCTGTGGGCGTTGCTTACAAGTCAGCACCGAAACATGAGTGGATCGGCAAGAACTCTGCCTCGTGGGTACTGTCTCGCTGCAACAACTCCTGGGTAGTACGTCACAACAGCAAGGAGATGCCCATCGAACCGTCCCCCCACCTGCGTCGTGTGGGGGTGTTGCTGGACTACGATGCTGGCTCCCTGGCCTTCTACGATGGCGCCGGCTCACAGCACCTGTACACGTTCGACATCGCCTTCGCTCAGCCAGTCTGTCCCGTGTTCAACGTGTGGAACAAGTGTCTGACCGTCCTCACAGGGCTGCCCATCCCAGACCACCTAGAGGGAACAGACTGCCGGGATTAA
- the LOC118386089 gene encoding E3 ubiquitin-protein ligase Midline-1 isoform X2, which produces METLESELTCPICLELFEDPLLLPCAHSLCFNCAHRILVSHCTPNEPVQSISAFQCPTCRYVITLSQRGLEGLKRNVTLQNIIDRFQKASVSGPNSPSETRRERAALDSTVMTSPSERVQCQFCEQDPPQDAVKTCVTCEVSYCDECLKATHPNKKPFTGHRLIEPMPDCHLRGLMCLEHEDEKVNMYCVTDEQLICALCKLVGRHRDHQVAALSDRYEKLKQALDSNLSNLIKRNNELETLMGKLIQTCQHVECNASRQENKLLEECDLLIDIIQQRRQMIATKIKEGKAIRLRKLAQQIASCKQIIERSSSLITQADHTLKETDHARFLQTAKSICERVSMATASSQILIPEINLHDTFDTFALDFTREKKMLESLDYLTAPNPPIIRAELCTASNDTITVHWTSDDEFCVVSYELQYAIFTGQANVVSLCNSADSWMIVPNIKQNHYTVHGLQCGTKYMFIVKAINQAGSRSSEPWKLKTNSQPFKLDPKSAHKKLKVSHDNLTVERDETLSKKSHTQDRFTSQGSYGITGNVYIDSGRHYWEALIGGSTW; this is translated from the exons ATGGAAACACTGGAGTCGGAGCTGACCTGCCCAATCTGTCTGGAGCTCTTCGAGgacccactgctcttgccctgcGCTCACAGCCTGTGTTTCAACTGTGCCCACCGCATCCTAGTCTCCCACTGCACCCCCAACGAGCCTGTGCAGTCCATCAGCGCCTTCCAGTGCCCAACCTGTCGCTATGTCATCACCCTCAGCCAGAGGGGCCTAGAAGGACTGAAGCGTAACGTCACTCTGCAGAACATCATTGACCGCTTTCAGAAGGCTTCCGTGAGCGGGCCTAACTCCCCCAGTGAGACTCGCCGCGAGCGGGCCGCCCTAGACAGCACGGTCATGACCTCCCCCAGCGAGAGGGTGCAGTGTCAGTTCTGTGAGCAGGACCCTCCCCAAGACGCCGTCAAGACCTGTGTCACCTGTGAGGTGTCCTACTGCGACGAATGTCTGAAGGCCACCCACCCCAATAAGAAGCCCTTCACTGGCCACCGTCTGATCGAGCCCATGCCGGACTGCCACCTCAGGGGACTCATGTGTCTGGAGCACGAGGACGAAAAGGTGAACATGTACTGTGTCACAGATGAACAGTTGATCTGTGCCTTGTGCAAACTGGTCGGTCGGCATCGGGACCACCAAGTAGCCGCCCTCAGCGACCGCTACGAGAAACTGAAG CAAGCCTTGGACTCTAACCTCAGCAATCTAATCAAGAGGAACAATGAGTTGGAAACTCTGATGGGCAAGTTGATTCAGACTTGCCAACATGTGGAG TGCAACGCATCAAGACAAGAGAACAAGCTCCTTGAAGAATGTGACCTCCTGATCGACATCATACAGCAGAGAAGGCAGATGATAGCCACCAAGATAAAGGAGGGCAAG GCTATACGGCTGCGGAAGCTAGCCCAGCAGATCGCCAGCTGCAAGCAGATCATTGAGAGATCGTCGTCCCTCATCACTCAGGCTGATCACACCCTCAAGGAGACAGACCATGCCCGCTTCCTGCAAACAGCCAAAAGCATCTGTGAAAG AGTGTCCATGGCAACAGCATCCTCTCAGATCCTGATACCAGAGATCAACCTACATGACACCTTTGATACGTTTGCGTTGGACTTCACAAGGGAAAAGAAAATGCTGGAAAGCTTGGATTACCTCACAG CACCAAATCCCCCAATAATCCGGGCGGAATTGTGTACGGCATCGAACGACACCATCACTGTTCACTGGACGTCTGATGACGAGTTTTGTGTCGTCTCCTATGAGCTTCAGTATGCCATCTTCACCGGACAAGCCAATGTTGTCA GTTTGTGTAACTCGGCTGATAGCTGGATGATTGTGCCCAACATCAAGCAGAACCACTACACGGTGCATGGACTCCAGTGTGGCACCAAGTACATGTTCATCGTCAAGGCCATCAATCAGGCAGGGAGTCGCAGCAGTGAGCCTTGGAAACTCAAGACCAACA GTCAACCATTCAAGTTGGACCCAAAGTCTGCTCACAAGAAGCTGAAGGTCTCCCATGACAACCTGACAGTGGAGCGAGACGAGACGTTGTCCAAGAAGAGCCACACTCAGGACCGCTTCACCAGCCAGGGCAGCTATGGCATCACAGGGAATGTGTACATCGACAGTGGGCGCCACTACTGGGAAGCCTTGATAGGAGGGAGCACATGGTAA